From the genome of Paracidovorax avenae:
GCGTGATGGTGTCACCGGTGCTCCTGCTGGCCACGCCTGCCTGCACCGCCCGGGATTTCCCCGCATTGGTCGCGCAGGCCAAGGCGCGGCCCGGGGAGGTGCGCTGGGCGACCTCGGGGCAGGCGTCCCTCGGCCACATCATGCTCGAGCAGATCATGCAGGCGTCCGGGGCGAAGATCACGCACGTGCCCTACAAGGGCGGCGGCCAGCAGCTCAACGATGCGCTGAGTGGCCAGTTCGAGATCCTCTCCACCAACGCGGGTCCGGCGGTCGCCCAGCACATCCAGGGCGGCAAGCTGCGCGCCCTCGCCGTGGGGTCGCCGCAGCGCGTGGATGGCCTGCCCGGCACGCCCACCCTGGCCGAGCTGGGGATGCCGGCGGCCAACCTGAGCTCGCAGTTCGGCATCTTCGCGCCGGGCAAGACGCCGGCCGCGATCCTGGAGCGGCTCAATGCCGAGATCAACAAGGCCCTGGCATGGCCGGAACTGCGCGCCAGGCTGGTGGCGACGGGCAATGTGCCCCTGGGCGGTGCGTCCGCGGACTTCGCGCGGGAGATCGCCCGGGAATCCCAGGGCAATGCCGCGATCATCCGCGCGGCCCGCATCCAGCTGGACTGAGAGCGGCTGGTCAGCCCTCGCCCAGGCTTTCGGCCCAGGTCAGGGCCTGCAGGTGGGCCCAGTTGACCTGGCGGTTCGAGAGGTGCAGCGCCTCGGCGGCC
Proteins encoded in this window:
- a CDS encoding Bug family tripartite tricarboxylate transporter substrate binding protein, with protein sequence MIDSLSRRRALLLCASAPLAAAVLAPARGLAQGSMADWPGSRPIRIIVAYPAGGVSDVVARALGDRLSAQLGTPVIVDNKAGAGGAIAMDAVAKAPADGHTLGFSSISPLVLSPHLGRLPFDPVRDIAPVASVMVSPVLLLATPACTARDFPALVAQAKARPGEVRWATSGQASLGHIMLEQIMQASGAKITHVPYKGGGQQLNDALSGQFEILSTNAGPAVAQHIQGGKLRALAVGSPQRVDGLPGTPTLAELGMPAANLSSQFGIFAPGKTPAAILERLNAEINKALAWPELRARLVATGNVPLGGASADFAREIARESQGNAAIIRAARIQLD